CAAAAGCATCACATAAACTCCATCTGTTACCACTTGTTTTATTCATTCCCATGCTTTAGTTAGTTCTAGCAGTACTCCACTATACTGCGCTGTAGTGAAAGCTCTGAATGTGAACTTTTCGTCGATTTTTTACGCATGCGCCTCGTCCGTTCATCGATCCAACCGTTACCACGCGCCAAGAAACATATTCTACCCCACTCACATATTGGCGGTAAAGTTATAAATCAAATGTAAAGCAAAGCTAAGTGAAGTGTAGTGGATATGACCGCCAGCCCGTCCCAGGAGAAACTCATCCACTCGGACGATGGCTTCAACGTGTACCTTACGAAACAAACGACCTCGACCATCGGCTTCCGGTGGGACTTTTCCGCACCACTCGAATCGCCCTTCGATCTGTTCAAGGTGGAAAAATGCTACAGCTGCCGGCGCAACCAATGGCAAATGGTGCACTGGGGAACGGCGTGGTCTGTCACGGTTCGCAACCTGGAGCAGAACCTGTGCTACTCGTTCCGTATCACCGCGATGAAACATAATGAGGAAGAGGAGATGTTTGTGCACGTGAGAAAATCGAACATTTTTAAATCGTTCACTCTGCCGGACGTCCCGTCGACGATGTCGATTTTTCGGGCAGTGAAGAAAAGCCAACCGGCGTTGatacggaagcttttgagcTTGAAGCCGGAACTGGTCAATGTTCCGGTCAATGGAGAGACGTTTCTTTATCAAGCGGTGAGAAACAATAATCTGGAGGTGATCGATTTGCTGTTTGAGTTTGGAGCGAATGTGAATCTTGGGGTGCCAAATAATTCGGAGACTCCGTTGCATGTGAGTATATTGAATGGGATAAATAATAATACGTCATTGACAATAATTGTACGATTTCAGTTGGCAGTCTACAACAAGAACATCAAGATCGCTCG
The sequence above is drawn from the Armigeres subalbatus isolate Guangzhou_Male unplaced genomic scaffold, GZ_Asu_2 Contig1491, whole genome shotgun sequence genome and encodes:
- the LOC134202879 gene encoding putative ankyrin repeat protein RF_0580 gives rise to the protein MTASPSQEKLIHSDDGFNVYLTKQTTSTIGFRWDFSAPLESPFDLFKVEKCYSCRRNQWQMVHWGTAWSVTVRNLEQNLCYSFRITAMKHNEEEEMFVHVRKSNIFKSFTLPDVPSTMSIFRAVKKSQPALIRKLLSLKPELVNVPVNGETFLYQAVRNNNLEVIDLLFEFGANVNLGVPNNSETPLHLAVYNKNIKIARHLLEHGADINAANCIGMTAGHYAVDTNNLHILKYVLTHGGSTEARDRCSWTLIFRAIYMHASTEIIKYLLEKKCRLKIRDKNRLMPLDYARLTEQQEVINLIKRRLKI